The Lysobacter sp. genome includes a window with the following:
- a CDS encoding LysM peptidoglycan-binding domain-containing protein, translating to MTTPDKKPDFSNVQSSVTSTEQERPDFSNVQTTVTSTEEIIGGEGGGGGTGAQTYTIEKGDTLSAVSKRFYGKAKFWRQIFEANRDTIEDPDRIFPGQTIKLPAIDVDGDGDLDDPSAG from the coding sequence ATGACCACACCCGATAAGAAACCCGATTTTTCCAACGTGCAAAGCTCGGTGACCAGCACCGAACAGGAGCGCCCGGACTTCAGCAACGTCCAGACCACCGTCACTTCGACCGAAGAAATCATCGGCGGCGAAGGCGGCGGCGGCGGTACCGGCGCTCAGACCTACACCATCGAGAAGGGCGACACGCTGTCGGCCGTCTCCAAGCGCTTCTACGGCAAGGCGAAGTTCTGGCGCCAGATCTTCGAGGCCAACCGCGACACGATCGAAGACCCGGACCGGATCTTCCCCGGCCAGACCATCAAGCTGCCGGCGATCGATGTCGACGGCGACGGCGATCTCGACGACCCGTCCGCCGGCTGA